Genomic DNA from Lactuca sativa cultivar Salinas chromosome 8, Lsat_Salinas_v11, whole genome shotgun sequence:
ttcttttttctgtTTTTTGTTATTCTGGCGGCTAAATCGAAACCGATTAACCCGCTAACCCGAAAACCGACGTTGAAACGGTTATTGGATGGTTTGGATGATAACCCGAAAACCGCTGATGCTCACCCTTAGACCCGACCCGAACATCTAAAACCTATTATTGCTATTTGCAGGAATCAACTGTTGAGCGGCTTTTCTATTGGGGAATCAAACAGCCTCGCTTCTACGCTTTCCTCCTCAGTGATTTGAGCGCAAGACTTGTCAAAAGCAGAAAATTGCACCAATTTCAAATTCACGAAGGTtagtttcttttctttctttgtgATTTTCTACGATGCAGAGTAAAACTAGGTTTAATTGTTGGATGCTGAGTTGAAACCGAACCCTTAAACCCCTTCAGGGTTTTTCATCTGCAGATTTTCTTCAAGATACTCAAAGATGCAATTGACTCTTGAATTCGGGTAATTCCTTCATCCCTCTCTCGTACACAGTATTCATAAAAATTTATACTACATACTACAGTATTTCGTTGATCATATTATGTTTGTGATAGTTCTGGAGTATAAACCTTTGATACTTGATTTGAAACTTGAAATATCcaatagtttcataaacttgaTAGTTGATAGTTAGAATAACTTTGACACTTGAAATCACTTAATTGCATCTTTGAGTTTACACAAACCAAACCAAAACACTATACCTTTATCTGTAAACCACAACTCAACCTTTCAGTTTCATGAACATCCCTGTATCTTAATATTTTTGTTCTTAAATCCAGTGGAGGACTAGAACTTCTTTGTGACTCCGTGAAGATCCACAGCATTGATGTTGACCTACCAGCTGAAGAAAAGAAGGTCAAAATCCTTAAACTTTTCACACGAATCTTCACATCTATGATCGTATTAGATTTATAATTTTTCGTAATTGTGTTTCTTAGTTAACCATGAAGCACTTGCTTGCTTGGGTTCGCTCCAATTTAATCAAAGAGAGACCTGAAATGTTTATGAAGGGAGACACTGTGTAAGTTCCCCACATTTTTGTTGATTTCTTATTTTTTTGGGTCCAAAATTCGAACATTTTTACAATTTGATTGTTTCTTGTGTGCAGGCGACCTGGAGTTCTTGTTCTTGTGAATGACTGTGATTGGGAATTGAGTGGCCAACTTGATACAAccttggaaaataaggatgttgtAGTGTTCATCTCTACTTTGCATGGGGGATAGTTGAGATATTTCCATATGTTTATTTTTTGGCGACAATGAATGTTATAAAGTATTTATCAATGTAGTAAACTGAGTTTTGATTAAAATCAAAGTTGTATCCTTCACTTGTTATGATGTCGCTGTGTTTAAGAAGTTGTAAACTGAGTTTTGATTGTTTATGCTAATGAACAATGGTTATGAAGATCTTATTACAAATAGT
This window encodes:
- the LOC111894670 gene encoding ubiquitin-related modifier 1 homolog 1, which codes for MQLTLEFGGGLELLCDSVKIHSIDVDLPAEEKKLTMKHLLAWVRSNLIKERPEMFMKGDTVRPGVLVLVNDCDWELSGQLDTTLENKDVVVFISTLHGG